Proteins from a genomic interval of Pseudomonas anuradhapurensis:
- the ribF gene encoding bifunctional riboflavin kinase/FAD synthetase, translating into MQLVRGLHNLRPEHRGCVATIGNFDGVHRGHQAILARLRERGQALGLPTCVVIFEPQPREYFAPDSAPARLARLRDKIELLAAEGIDQVLCLAFNQRLSQLGADAFVKTILVDGLGVRHLEVGDDFRFGCDRAGDFAFLVDAGKQYGFSVEAANTVIQDGLRVSSTEVRKALSEGNFELAEHLLGRPYSISGRVLHGQKLARQLGTPTANIQLKRRRVPLSGVYLASIEIDGKAWPGVGNIGVRPTVAGDGRPHLEIHLLDYAGDLYGRRLTVKFHHKLREEQRFASLEALKSAIDADIAAARAHWHAQPLTKSLK; encoded by the coding sequence ATGCAGCTGGTTCGAGGTCTTCACAACCTGCGCCCCGAGCACCGGGGCTGTGTCGCCACCATTGGCAACTTCGACGGGGTTCACCGCGGCCACCAGGCGATCCTGGCGCGCCTGCGCGAGCGCGGCCAGGCCTTGGGCCTGCCAACCTGCGTGGTGATCTTCGAACCCCAACCACGCGAGTACTTCGCCCCTGATAGCGCGCCGGCGCGCCTGGCGCGCCTGCGCGACAAGATCGAGCTGCTGGCAGCCGAAGGCATCGACCAGGTCCTGTGCCTGGCATTCAACCAGCGCCTGAGCCAGCTCGGTGCCGATGCCTTCGTCAAGACCATCCTCGTCGACGGCCTGGGGGTACGCCACCTTGAAGTGGGTGATGACTTCCGCTTTGGTTGCGATCGCGCCGGTGACTTTGCCTTCCTGGTCGATGCCGGCAAGCAGTACGGCTTCTCTGTCGAGGCCGCCAATACGGTGATCCAGGACGGCCTGCGGGTCAGCAGCACCGAAGTGCGCAAGGCGCTGTCCGAGGGCAACTTCGAACTCGCCGAGCACCTGCTGGGCCGCCCCTACAGTATCAGCGGCCGCGTGCTGCACGGCCAGAAGCTGGCCCGCCAGCTCGGTACACCCACTGCCAACATCCAGCTCAAGCGCCGTCGGGTGCCGTTGTCCGGGGTCTACCTGGCCAGCATCGAGATCGACGGCAAGGCCTGGCCGGGTGTCGGCAATATCGGCGTGCGCCCCACCGTTGCCGGTGACGGGCGCCCGCACCTGGAAATTCATCTGCTGGACTATGCCGGCGACCTGTATGGCCGGCGCCTGACGGTGAAGTTCCACCACAAGCTGCGTGAAGAGCAGCGTTTCGCCTCCCTGGAGGCGCTGAAGTCGGCGATCGATGCGGATATCGCCGCCGCACGTGCACATTGGCACGCTCAACCGTTAACGAAGAGCCTGAAATGA